GTACTCTTCGGTCCAAGACAGTCTGCCGTGGTCCTTGTGAACGACCAGCGGAGCGTTGAGGCCCACGGCGAATTCGAACGGGGCCGCGAAGGTGGTGTCCGGGCCGGTGAAACGGCGGCGGAATTCCGTGCCCTGATTGTTGATCGAGTAGTGCTTGGGTTTGTCGAAGAACAGGCCGCCGGCGTTCACTGTCAGCACGCCGCGCTCGCCGCTGCGGGTCGTCCACAGTGTGCGATCGACTATACCCATGACTTCAAACGTTTCGCGGCGCCCGAAAGCCATGGTGCGATCGAGCATGGCCGGCAAGCTGTTGCTGCCGATGCCGACCACAACGTCAGCCAGCACGGCCGCGCTCACCGGCGCGCCGTTGCTTTCATCGAGCAGCCGGTACTTCAACCCCAAACGCAAGCCGCCATTGTTGGTGGCGTCATCGAAACCGGGTGTGGGCCGAGAAAAGAAGACCACCGGGATGTGGCTGTAAAACTCCAGGTCCTCGATCAGGCCGACACCGAGGCTGAAATCGACGCGATCGAAATCCCGGTCGTCGGCCGTGAGGTCGGTTTCGATCTCACCGTTGCCGTAAATACCGGCCCGCAGGTGTCCCGGGGCCAGAACTTCGGTGGTGGGAATCATCACCAAGCCGGTCTCGCCCGTAAGCGTAGCGCCGGCGTATGACCGGCCCGCGAGTGCACCGATGAGCAGCACGACCGATAGCGAGATTCTCCTTGCACTCCCCCGATTCCGCGTCATGGCATCCATCCCTCCTGCCGCGCGGCACAGTGGCGTTGCGAGTCATTGCTAGTAATCGCCGCGGCGGGCGCAATCTATGCGCCCGGCTGCTACGGGTCAAGGTGTACAGCGTCATCAGATGCGGGCATGACCACGATACCCGGCTCCTTGGGGGCTGGCGCCATCCCTTCGCACCGGGCCGCGATCTTGGAGGCTGCGCTTACTCTAGGCGCAGCACAACCTTCCCAAAATGCACGCTCGACTGCACCACGCGGTGGGCGGCGGCGGCCTGGGCGAGCGGGAAGACGCGGTCGATGACCGGGCGGATGCGGCCGGCGGCGAGGGCCGCGCCGAAACGGCTCTCGAACGCTTGCACGATGGCCGCCTTCTCAGCCGGCGAGCGCGTGCGCAGCGTTGAGCCCATAACCCGCAGCCGCCTGATCAGTAGCGAAGCGAGATCCAACTCGCCCCGCGCGCCGCCGATCAAACCGATGATCACCAGACGGCCGCCGGCTGCCAGCGCCGTCAGGTTCGAGGCCAAATAGCGGCCGCCGACACAATCGAGCACGACGTCGACCCCGCGGCCACCAGTGGCCTCGCGCACCGCCGGAGCGAAGTCGCCCGCGGCGTAATTGATCGCCACATCCGCCCCGTGACTCCGGCAGCGTTGGCACTTCTCCTCGCTGCCGGCGGTCACGATCACGCGCAGGCCGGCTTCCTTGCAAAGCGTGATCGCCGCGGTGCCGACACCGCTGCCGCCGCCGTGCACCAGCACGCTGCCGCCGGCCGGCGGCTCGCCGAGCAGAAATATGTTCAGAAACGCGGTCAGAAACACCTCCGGTAGTGCTCCGGCCTCTTCGTCCGACAAGGCCGCTGGCACCGGCATCGCCGAACCAGCGTCCACGACCGCCTCCTCGGCGTAGCCTCCGCCGGCCAGCAGCGCCATCACGCGATCGCCGGGCTGCCAGCCGCGCACGTTGGCGCCGACCTCGACGACTACTCCCGCGCACTCCAGGCCGAGAAGCGTCGACGCCCCGGCGGGCGGAGGATAGAAACCCTGGCGCTGCAACAGGTCCGCCCGGTTTACCGCGGTGGCATGCACCTTAATCCGCAAGTCATCGGCGCCCAGCGGTGGCGCGGCCACCTCGCCGAGGTGGAGAACGCTTTCGTCTCCTGAGTGGTCGAAAACAATCGCGCGCATGCCGGCTTCTTAGCCCATCTCGACGAAGCCACCAAGGGCGGTGCTCGCCGCATGTCTTGCCGGGCAGCTACAGAGCGCGACGAGGTTCGGCAGCATCGAGGCGGATACGATCGAGCGGAGAGCAAAGCCAACTACGATTTCGCCCGAGGTGGGCGGGGCAAGGCGCGGCGCCAACCTGGAGACGGCGTGCCCTCACGCCGGCCTTCTGCCGCCGCGTTGTCCCCCCGGTGGGAGCGGCGCGCGGGAAGGCGAGAGGCGTAGGGGGGGAAAGCCGAGCTCGCTCGGCCGCCAGGAATGCATAGGCGGCAATACACAACACTCCGTGATGGTGGAATCCCCGCCAACATCGCCCTTCGTAGT
The window above is part of the Deltaproteobacteria bacterium genome. Proteins encoded here:
- a CDS encoding OmpA family protein; protein product: MTRNRGSARRISLSVVLLIGALAGRSYAGATLTGETGLVMIPTTEVLAPGHLRAGIYGNGEIETDLTADDRDFDRVDFSLGVGLIEDLEFYSHIPVVFFSRPTPGFDDATNNGGLRLGLKYRLLDESNGAPVSAAVLADVVVGIGSNSLPAMLDRTMAFGRRETFEVMGIVDRTLWTTRSGERGVLTVNAGGLFFDKPKHYSINNQGTEFRRRFTGPDTTFAAPFEFAVGLNAPLVVHKDHGRLSWTEEYRGNTGTVDELRGSIPMQLFSGFRWTLPEKTGLALQGGIDIALSGVLDQYRYLAGLTWQTPVPPPAPAVVAQVPPPPPPPVPAPAKMKAKIVLRGVRFDSGKADIRSDAVPVLEEAAATLRDNPDLAVVVAGHTDANGSAAANDQLSLRRATAVRDYLVKLGVPAQRLTARGKGENEPVASNESDTGRAENRRVELLAQ
- a CDS encoding NAD(P)H-quinone oxidoreductase, with translation MRAIVFDHSGDESVLHLGEVAAPPLGADDLRIKVHATAVNRADLLQRQGFYPPPAGASTLLGLECAGVVVEVGANVRGWQPGDRVMALLAGGGYAEEAVVDAGSAMPVPAALSDEEAGALPEVFLTAFLNIFLLGEPPAGGSVLVHGGGSGVGTAAITLCKEAGLRVIVTAGSEEKCQRCRSHGADVAINYAAGDFAPAVREATGGRGVDVVLDCVGGRYLASNLTALAAGGRLVIIGLIGGARGELDLASLLIRRLRVMGSTLRTRSPAEKAAIVQAFESRFGAALAAGRIRPVIDRVFPLAQAAAAHRVVQSSVHFGKVVLRLE
- a CDS encoding transposase, whose translation is MCERRRDYWRTVPRDLEWLLIEWPTGEKEPIKYWLSTVSEKVSLDDLVRLVKLRWRIERDYQEMKDELGLDHYEGRCWRGFHHHGVLCIAAYAFLAAERARLSPPTPLAFPRAAPTGGTTRRQKAGVRARRLQVGAAPCPAHLGRNRSWLCSPLDRIRLDAAEPRRAL